From Sporosarcina sp. 6E9, a single genomic window includes:
- a CDS encoding DNA alkylation repair protein, whose translation MNESRGTEIKHSSKAENILSKINSKTMLGDLRKIAKDIKKDHELALELWSTEAFLPRLLAILIMDKSLLSQDVLNKLTEDMQIHKIDERNNLMDWLMANQLTKDKKRIAMMESWENSPFTLQRRTYWYYQGRLRWTGQTPPDNTEDLLTAIEAKISQEEPEVQWAMNFTAGWIGVYDEENRVRCIKIGEKTGLYKDEKVSRGCTPSYLPEFITIEVNKRQNK comes from the coding sequence ATGAACGAAAGTAGAGGAACAGAAATAAAACATTCTTCAAAAGCAGAAAACATTTTATCTAAGATCAATAGTAAAACAATGTTAGGCGACTTACGAAAAATAGCGAAGGACATTAAAAAAGATCATGAACTAGCTCTGGAACTTTGGTCAACAGAAGCGTTCTTGCCCAGATTATTAGCAATCTTAATAATGGACAAAAGTCTTCTTTCACAAGATGTGCTAAATAAGCTTACTGAGGATATGCAGATACACAAAATTGATGAACGAAATAATTTAATGGATTGGTTAATGGCAAATCAGCTCACAAAAGACAAGAAGAGAATTGCGATGATGGAGTCTTGGGAAAATAGTCCTTTTACTCTTCAAAGACGAACTTACTGGTATTATCAAGGGCGATTGAGATGGACTGGACAAACACCTCCTGATAACACTGAAGATTTGCTAACTGCAATAGAAGCTAAGATTTCGCAGGAAGAACCGGAAGTTCAATGGGCTATGAATTTCACCGCAGGTTGGATCGGCGTTTATGATGAAGAGAATCGTGTACGTTGTATTAAAATTGGTGAGAAAACGGGTCTTTACAAGGATGAAAAAGTATCCAGAGGATGTACGCCTAGCTATTTGCCTGAGTTCATAACGATTGAGGTTAACAAACGACAGAATAAATAG
- the nrdR gene encoding transcriptional regulator NrdR: protein MKCPACQFNGSKVVDSRPADNNTSIRRRRECESCAFRFTTFEKNEEAPLIVVKKDGSRDEFDGDKILRGLIRACVKRPVNLDDLKDIVYEIEKDLRSSGVAEVNSGDLGELVLERLANVDEVAYVRFASVYRDYQDITVFIDELKNLQTKSVEN from the coding sequence ATGAAATGCCCAGCGTGCCAGTTTAATGGATCAAAAGTTGTTGATTCACGACCTGCTGATAACAACACGTCAATTCGGCGGCGTAGGGAATGCGAGTCATGCGCTTTTCGATTTACAACATTCGAGAAAAATGAAGAAGCACCTCTTATTGTCGTAAAGAAAGATGGTTCGCGGGATGAATTCGATGGGGATAAAATCCTTCGCGGACTAATTCGTGCTTGTGTGAAGCGTCCTGTAAACCTTGATGATTTAAAAGATATTGTTTATGAAATCGAAAAAGACTTAAGAAGTTCAGGTGTTGCGGAAGTGAATTCAGGTGATTTGGGCGAATTGGTTTTGGAAAGACTCGCAAATGTCGATGAAGTTGCTTATGTTCGATTTGCATCTGTTTACCGTGATTACCAGGATATTACCGTATTTATTGATGAGTTGAAAAATCTTCAAACTAAATCGGTAGAGAATTAA